The Faecalibacter sp. LW9 genome has a segment encoding these proteins:
- the purC gene encoding phosphoribosylaminoimidazolesuccinocarboxamide synthase — MSLTKQEFIYEGKAKQVYATEEADKVIVYYKDDATAFNAQKRGTVEDKGEMNNKISTLIFNYLIEKGIPTHFIEQLNDREQLVKKVTIIPIEMVVRNYVAGSMAQRLGLEEGAKSPVTIFDICYKKDELGDPLINDHHAVLLGAATYEELKELYAITDKINEALKELFLKAGLILADFKIEFGKDMDGNIILADEISPDTCRLWDVETGKKLDKDRFRRDLGDVSEAYHEVYNRLSEVLK; from the coding sequence ATGAGCTTAACAAAACAAGAATTCATTTACGAAGGAAAAGCGAAACAAGTTTACGCTACAGAAGAGGCAGACAAAGTAATCGTATACTACAAAGACGATGCAACAGCTTTCAATGCTCAAAAACGTGGGACAGTAGAAGACAAAGGAGAAATGAACAACAAGATTTCTACTTTAATTTTCAACTACTTAATTGAAAAAGGAATCCCAACACACTTCATCGAACAATTAAATGATCGTGAGCAATTAGTGAAAAAAGTAACCATTATTCCAATTGAAATGGTTGTTCGTAACTACGTTGCAGGATCAATGGCACAACGTTTAGGATTAGAAGAAGGCGCTAAATCTCCGGTAACAATTTTCGACATTTGCTACAAAAAAGACGAATTAGGCGATCCGTTAATTAATGATCACCATGCCGTTTTATTAGGAGCAGCGACGTATGAAGAATTAAAAGAATTATACGCTATAACAGATAAAATTAACGAAGCTTTAAAAGAATTATTCTTAAAAGCTGGATTAATCTTAGCCGATTTCAAAATCGAGTTTGGTAAAGATATGGATGGAAACATCATCTTAGCAGACGAGATTTCACCAGATACATGCCGTTTATGGGATGTAGAAACTGGAAAAAAATTAGACAAAGACCGTTTCCGTCGTGACTTAGGTGATGTATCTGAGGCATACCACGAAGTGTACAATCGTCTTTCTGAAGTTTTAAAATAA
- the purF gene encoding amidophosphoribosyltransferase — translation MITKKSYKSQLKAQYLTAFYERNILKKYAADTVDSVNEECGVFGIYSPTNINTYSITQFGLFALQHRGQEACGVTFLKDGNLKTVKKAGLVLDVFKTMEDEIEEYQGNAAIGHTRYTTAGDGSRRNIQPLYTYNIYGKPHFSIAHNGNLIEVDGLRKELEAEGLPFLATSDTEVLLRSIQKYSHLEIQEAIQKGTEKIKGAYSVLLLANNQLAAFRDPNGIRPLCMGKIGDAYVFSSETCALDAVGAEFIRNIEPGEIVVVNQDGLHSYSLNQPSQKNICAFEYIYFARPDSNIEGKEIYDLRVESGRKLYEQSPVEADLVIGVPDSGIPSAIGYSEASGIPYEPILVKNRYMSRSFIVPSQEMRERVVNLKLNPIANRIKGKRLVVLDDSIVRGTTSKLLIKILKEAGAKEIHFRSASPPIIAPCYLGIDMPTKADLISGNKSIKEVEDYLDVDSLDFLSVDNLAELLGSRNHCFGCFTEKYPVNYSHLTNQEESNSCC, via the coding sequence ATGATTACGAAGAAATCATACAAAAGTCAATTAAAGGCTCAGTATTTAACAGCGTTTTACGAACGTAATATTCTAAAAAAATATGCAGCTGATACGGTTGACTCGGTGAATGAAGAATGCGGAGTTTTCGGAATTTATTCACCAACCAACATCAATACATATTCTATCACTCAGTTTGGTTTATTTGCCTTACAACACCGTGGACAAGAAGCGTGTGGGGTTACTTTCTTAAAAGACGGTAACCTAAAGACAGTCAAAAAAGCGGGTTTAGTTTTAGATGTGTTTAAAACGATGGAGGATGAAATCGAGGAATACCAAGGAAATGCCGCTATCGGACATACGCGATATACAACAGCAGGAGATGGTAGCCGTCGTAATATTCAACCCTTATACACGTATAACATTTACGGTAAACCTCATTTTTCTATTGCGCATAATGGAAATTTAATCGAAGTGGATGGATTACGAAAAGAATTAGAAGCTGAAGGGTTACCTTTCTTAGCAACGTCTGACACAGAAGTTCTTTTACGTTCAATCCAAAAATATTCACACTTAGAAATCCAAGAGGCTATTCAAAAAGGTACTGAGAAGATCAAAGGAGCTTATTCCGTTTTACTTTTAGCCAATAATCAATTGGCGGCATTCCGTGATCCAAACGGTATTCGTCCACTTTGTATGGGTAAAATAGGAGATGCTTATGTCTTTAGTTCTGAAACCTGTGCTTTAGACGCAGTTGGAGCAGAGTTCATCCGCAATATAGAACCAGGAGAAATCGTTGTTGTTAACCAAGATGGATTGCATTCATATTCATTGAATCAACCTTCTCAAAAAAATATTTGTGCTTTTGAGTACATTTATTTCGCTCGTCCTGATTCGAATATTGAAGGAAAAGAAATTTATGATTTACGTGTTGAATCTGGTCGTAAATTGTATGAACAATCTCCAGTTGAGGCTGATTTAGTGATTGGTGTACCGGATTCAGGTATTCCATCTGCAATTGGTTATTCAGAAGCTTCAGGCATTCCATACGAACCAATTTTAGTTAAAAATCGATATATGTCACGTTCGTTTATCGTTCCATCTCAGGAAATGCGTGAACGTGTTGTGAACTTAAAATTGAATCCAATTGCAAATCGTATCAAAGGAAAACGATTAGTGGTCTTAGATGATTCGATAGTACGTGGAACGACTTCGAAATTATTAATTAAGATTTTAAAAGAAGCAGGCGCTAAAGAAATCCATTTCCGTTCAGCATCACCACCAATTATCGCCCCTTGTTACTTAGGAATTGATATGCCCACAAAAGCAGATTTGATTTCAGGAAACAAATCAATCAAGGAAGTGGAAGATTACTTGGATGTGGATTCGTTAGATTTCTTATCTGTAGACAATTTAGCGGAATTATTAGGAAGTAGAAACCATTGTTTTGGATGTTTTACAGAAAAATATCCTGTCAATTATAGTCATCTAACTAATCAAGAAGAATCGAATTCTTGCTGTTAG